In a single window of the Rhodamnia argentea isolate NSW1041297 chromosome 2, ASM2092103v1, whole genome shotgun sequence genome:
- the LOC115751601 gene encoding cytochrome P450 CYP82D47-like, with protein MDSLLQDLSCLTGIILAIVILSIFGLFKSTSSSKLRTPPEAAGAWPVIGHLPILAKSELPHKTLASMADQYGPIFTIRLGVFPALVVSGSEMAKECFTKNDIALSTRPRQLAQKILGYSFAMFPFAPYGLYWREVRKMVTLELLSSRRVNSQLNPVQAAEADVAIQELHELWIENKDDSGHVTVDLKQWFAKLTLNVILRIVAGKCYSAADEEEEQRCQKALREFFRLLGTFIAADALPFLKWLDLGGHEKAMKRTAEELDKIVGGWLEEHKSNSKDLRETNGGRDFMDVMLSVFNDDEIGGYDADTVIKATCLAMIAGGSDSSMVTLTWAISLLLNNLPLLKKAQEELDAQIGKQRHVKQADIASLTYLQAVVKETLRLHPAAPLSAPRLFTEGCTVGEYHVPKGTRLILNIWKIQTDPREWPDPLEFRPERFLSSHKDVDVKDSNFALLPFGCGRRICPGMNFGLEMVHFLLARFLHAFEISTVDDSPVDMSEIFGLTNLKATPLEVVLRPRLTQELYRWR; from the exons ATGGACTCTCTGCTTCAAGACCTATCCTGCCTGACCGGAATAATCCTAGCCATCGTCATCCTATCAATCTTTGGATTGTTCAAATCGACATCATCCAGCAAGCTCAGAACACCACCGGAAGCCGCAGGGGCATGGCCCGTCATAGGCCACTTGCCCATCCTAGCCAAATCTGAGCTTCCCCACAAGACCTTGGCGTCCATGGCCGACCAGTACGGACCCATCTTCACCATCCGGCTCGGTGTGTTCCCAGCCCTGGTGGTGAGCGGTTCCGAGATGGCCAAGGAGTGTTTCACCAAGAACGACATCGCGTTGTCCACTCGGCCACGGCAATTGGCCCAGAAGATCCTGGGCTACTCCTTCGCCATGTTCCCGTTCGCGCCTTACGGCCTGTACTGGCGCGAGGTGAGGAAGATGGTCACCTTGGAGCTGCTCTCGAGCCGGAGGGTCAACTCGCAGCTCAACCCTGTCCAGGCCGCAGAAGCGGACGTGGCCATTCAAGAGCTGCACGAGCTTTGGATTGAGAACAAGGATGATTCAG GCCATGTCACAGTCGACTTGAAGCAGTGGTTCGCAAAGTTGACTCTGAACGTGATCCTCAGAATCGTGGCCGGAAAGTGCTACAGTGCAGCGGACGAGGAAGAGGAACAGCGGTGCCAAAAGGCGTTGCGTGAGTTCTTCCGCCTATTGGGGACGTTTATAGCGGCGGACGCTCTTCCTTTCCTCAAGTGGCTGGACCTAGGTGGACATGAGAAGGCCATGAAGAGGACTGCAGAAGAACTAGACAAAATTGTAGGTGGTTGGTTAGAGGAACACAAGAGCAATAGTAAGGATTTGAGAGAGACGAATGGTGGTAGAGATTTCATGGACGTCATGCTTTCGGTCTTTAACGATGACGAAATCGGAGGTTATGATGCTGACACGGTTATAAAAGCTACATgcttg GCGATGATTGCAGGAGGCAGTGATTCCTCTATGGTAACCCTGACATGGGCAATCTCCCTGTTGCTGAACAACCTTCCCCTCCTGAAGAAAGCTCAAGAAGAGCTTGACGCTCAGATCGGCAAGCAGAGGCATGTGAAACAAGCGGACATCGCCAGCCTAACCTACCTCCAAGCCGTAGTGAAGGAGACTCTCCGTTTACACCCGGCGGCCCCACTCTCGGCGCCGCGCCTCTTCACCGAGGGTTGCACTGTCGGCGAGTACCACGTGCCCAAGGGCACGCGGCTGATCTTGAACATCTGGAAAATCCAGACCGACCCTAGGGAATGGCCTGATCCATTGGAGTTTAGGCCCGAGAGGTTCTTGAGCAGCCATAAGGATGTCGATGTGAAGGACTCCAACTTCGCACTCCTGCCATTCGGATGCGGCAGACGAATCTGTCCCGGGATGAACTTCGGGCTCGAGATGGTGCATTTCCTTTTGGCTCGGTTCCTACATGCGTTCGAGATATCGACCGTGGACGATTCGCCGGTGGACATGTCTGAGATATTCGGGCTGACGAACTTGAAGGCGACCCCACTTGAGGTTGTGCTCAGACCGAGATTAACTCAGGAGCTCTATCGATGGAGGTGA
- the LOC115751650 gene encoding cytochrome P450 CYP82D47-like: protein MDFPLGSLNFTNLVGVLVILALSFRVLWRSISSSSMLKTPPEAAGGWPVIGHLPVLAKSMLPHKTLASMADEFGPIFALRLGSFPAVVVSSSEIAKECFTKHDVALSSRSRLLFFEILGYDYALFAFAPYGPYWREARKMATLELLSNRRIRSLLNPVLASATDPAIKELHRLWSEKKDASGHISVDLKQWFAKLTLNVILNVVAGTGRYSSTAPMDEEEERRCHNAVRQFFRLMGMFTVADALPFLRWLDLGGHERAMKRTMEELDTILSNWLEEHRRKKEVDLDKSRGDQDFMDVMLSTLDGTEIAGYDADTIAKATCLAMIAGGSDTTMATLTWAISLLLNNLHILQKVQEELDNHIGKQRHPIESDIANLAFLQAIVKETLRLYPASPLLGREPTEDCVIGEYHVRKGTRMIFNLWKIQTDPRLWPDPLKFRPERFLSSHEDLDAKDHNFELLPFGGGRRMCAGMSFALQSLHFILARFLHAFDISTPGESSVDMSEDFGATIKRARPLEVMLAPRLPRELY from the exons ATGGACTTCCCACTTGGAAGCTTGAACTTCACCAATCTGGTTGGGGTCCTGGTGATTCTTGCTCTGTCGTTCCGGGTGTTATGGAGATCAATATCATCATCAAGCATGCTCAAAACACCACCGGAAGCTGCAGGTGGGTGGCCCGTGATAGGCCACTTGCCGGTTCTAGCGAAATCCATGCTTCCTCACAAGACCTTAGCGTCCATGGCCGACGAGTTCGGACCCATCTTCGCCCTCAGGCTCGGGTCGTTCCCGGCCGTGGTGGTGAGCAGCTCCGAGATAGCCAAAGAATGCTTCACCAAGCACGACGTCGCCCTCTCCTCTCGCTCGCGGCTTCTGTTCTTCGAAATTCTGGGTTATGACTATGCCTTGTTCGCGTTCGCTCCCTACGGTCCGTACTGGCGGGAGGCGAGGAAAATGGCCACCTTGGAGCTGCTCTCTAACCGGAGGATCAGGTCGCTGCTCAACCCGGTACTTGCCTCTGCGACAGATCCCGCCATTAAAGAGTTGCACAGGCTTTGGAGTGAGAAGAAGGATGCTTCAG GCCATATCTCAGTAGACTTGAAGCAATGGTTTGCGAAGCTGACCCTGAATGTGATCCTTAACGTTGTAGCCGGCACGGGCCGCTACAGCAGCACCGCCCCGATggacgaggaagaagagaggCGGTGCCACAACGCGGTGAGGCAGTTCTTCCGTTTGATGGGGATGTTCACAGTGGCGGATGCTCTTCCTTTCTTGCGGTGGCTCGACTTGGGTGGGCATGAGAGAGCCATGAAGAGGACTATGGAAGAATTGGACACGATCCTAAGTAATTGGTTAGAGGAACacagaaggaagaaggaggtcGACTTGGACAAGTCTCGGGGTGATCAAGACTTCATGGATGTCATGCTTTCAACTCTTGACGGCACGGAAATCGCAGGTTATGATGCTGATACAATTGCCAAAGCCACATGCTTG GCAATGATAGCCGGAGGCAGCGACACAACTATGGCTACCCTAACATGGGCGATCTCTCTGTTGTTGAACAACCTCCACATCCTTCAAAAAGTTCAGGAAGAACTGGACAATCACATCGGCAAGCAAAGACATCCGATCGAATCGGACATCGCGAACTTGGCCTTCCTCCAAGCTATAGTAAAGGAGACCCTCCGCCTGTACCCGGCATCCCCTCTGCTTGGACGCGAACCCACTGAGGACTGCGTTATCGGTGAGTACCATGTGCGCAAAGGCACAAGGATGATATTCAACCTATGGAAAATCCAGACCGATCCCAGACTGTGGCCCGACCCTTTGAAGTTTCGGCCGGAGAGGTTTCTGAGCAGTCATGAGGATCTTGATGCGAAGGACCATAATTTTGAGCTCTTACCATTTGGAGGGGGTAGAAGAATGTGTGCTGGAATGTCGTTCGCGCTCCAGTCGCTGCATTTTATCTTGGCTAGGTTCTTGCATGCGTTCGACATATCTACTCCCGGCGAATCCTCGGTGGACATGTCCGAGGATTTCGGAGCCACCATAAAAAGGGCAAGGCCACTTGAAGTTATGCTCGCGCCAAGATTGCCTCGTGAGCTGTACTAA
- the LOC115751658 gene encoding cytochrome P450 CYP82D47-like: protein MESLLQDLNSTHLYGTILAILILSIHVWFKSTSSRKLKTPPEVAGAWPVVGHLPILAKSQHPHRTFGSMADEYGPIFTVRVGLFPVVVVSSSEIAKECCTKHDLALASRPLLLATEVMGYNHAFFGFSPYGQYWREVRKIATTELLSNRRIESLVNPIVASMTDIAIRELHKLWTEKKNDSGHILIDLKQWFANLSVSIVLKVVAGKGYCNGIATADEEEEQRWHHALVEFLHFLGVFTVADALPFLRRLDLGGHEKSMRRIAKELDTILSGWLEEHKRNSKSTSEKGGDRDFMDVMLSTINGKEMGGYDADTVVKATCLAIISGGTDTVMITLTWAVSLLLNNLPILKKAREELDAQIGKQRYVNESDMANLSYLRAIVKETLRLHPAGPLAVPHESTEDCLIDGHHVPKGTRLIFNLWKIQTDPRAWPEPMEFKPERFFHKDVDVKDRNFEYLPFGGGRRICPGMSFGLQSVHSMLARLLHAFEVSTPDNSPVDMLESFGITVDKATPLEVMLAPRLPNEVYEFA from the exons ATGGAGTCTCTGCTTCAAGACCTGAACTCCACCCACTTGTATGGAACGATCCTAGCCATCCTCATTCTATCGATCCACGTATGGTTCAAATCGACCTCATCTCGCAAGCTCAAAACACCACCCGAAGTTGCCGGTGCATGGCCCGTCGTAGGGCACTTGCCCATACTAGCGAAATCCCAACATCCTCACAGGACCTTCGGGTCCATGGCCGACGAGTACGGACCGATCTTCACCGTCCGGGTCGGGTTGTTCCCGGTCGTGGTGGTCAGCAGCTCCGAGATAGCCAAGGAATGCTGCACCAAGCACGACCTTGCCCTCGCGTCTCGTCCACTGCTGTTGGCCACTGAAGTCATGGGCTACAACCACGCCTTTTTCGGGTTTTCTCCTTACGGTCAGTATTGGCGCGAAGTGAGGAAAATCGCCACCACCGAACTGCTCTCTAACCGGAGGATCGAGTCGTTGGTCAACCCCATCGTGGCCTCGATGACGGATATTGCCATTAGAGAGTTGCACAAGCTTTGGACTGAGAAGAAGAATGATTCAG GCCACATCTTGATTGACTTGAAGCAGTGGTTTGCAAACTTGTCTGTGAGCATTGTCCTTAAGGTCGTAGCCGGTAAGGGCTACTGCAACGGCATCGCCACCGCGGATGAGGAAGAGGAGCAGCGGTGGCACCATGCCTTGGTGGAATTCTTGCATTTCCTAGGGGTCTTCACGGTGGCGGATGCTCTTCCTTTCTTGAGAAGGTTGGACTTGGGTGGCCATGAGAAGTCCATGAGGAGGATCGCAAAAGAATTGGACACAATCCTAAGTGGCTGGTTAGAGGAGCACAAAAGGAACAGCAAAAGTACGAGTGAGAAGGGCGGTGATCGAGATTTCATGGACGTCATGCTTTCGACCATCAATGGCAAGGAAATGGGAGGTTACGATGCTGATACAGTCGTCAAAGCTACATGCCTG GCCATCATCTCAGGTGGTACGGATACTGTGATGATCACCCTAACATGGGCGGTCTCTTTGCTGCTAAACAATCTTCCCATTTTGAAGAAGGCTCGAGAAGAACTAGACGCTCAAATTGGTAAACAAAGATACGTGAATGAATCAGACATGGCCAACCTAAGTTACCTACGTGCCATAGTGAAGGAGACCCTGCGATTACACCCGGCCGGCCCGCTCGCCGTGCCACATGAATCAACCGAAGATTGCCTCATCGACGGGCACCACGTCCCTAAAGGGACGAGGTTGATCTTCAACTTGTGGAAGATCCAAACCGATCCAAGAGCATGGCCAGAACCCATGGAGTTTAAGCCCGAGAGGTTCTTCCACAAAGATGTTGACGTGAAGGACCGTAATTTCGAGTACTTGCCATTTGGAGGTGGTAGGAGAATTTGTCCCGGGATGTCCTTTGGCCTTCAATCGGTGCACTCTATGCTCGCTAGGCTCCTGCATGCGTTCGAGGTATCGACTCCGGACAATTCCCCAGTGGATATGCTGGAGAGCTTCGGAATAACGGTCGATAAGGCGACGCCGCTCGAGGTAATGCTCGCGCCGAGATTGCCAAACGAGGTCTACGAATTTGCGTGA
- the LOC125313879 gene encoding cytochrome P450 CYP82D47-like codes for MTEQWTLLLRATMNLLFSCLDASTIGILTALLLTVWLLWRSSRAGKDKLPPEAAGKWPLFGHLHLLAGPKLPHEALGDLANKYGPIFRIRVGMHPALVVCSWEAAKECYTVHDVAVSSRPKLINGKLLGYNYANFGFAPYGVFWREMRKVTALGLLSNRRLELLSHIRESEMEIWLKAMYRRWIETKDAADLAPVEMKQWFGNLTLNVILRMVVGKRYAIGGAAGGDEGKARRCLKAMREFFHLAGLFVVADAVPFMEWLDVGGHQKAMKRTAKEMDSIFQEWLEEHRQKKEEEEPSSGGATVEQDFMDVLLSVQDESKAEDVDADTINKATTMTLVAGGTDTTAVTLVWALALLLNNPLAIKRAQAELDVHVGRDRLVKESDLSKLPYVQAIVKETLRLYPAGPLSGMRELTQDCTIQGYRVPAGTRLITNLWKLQRDPRVWERPDEFEPERFLAGTCKDMDMKGQHFELIPFGGGRRACPGANFGVQMVQLTLASLLHGFDVSTARDNGAVDMTAVAGLTIGKATPLRVTVRPRLSPAAYDGFGSSVN; via the exons ATGACAGAACAATGGACTTTGCTCTTGAGAGCCACCATGAATCTCCTCTTCTCGTGCCTTGACGCCAGCACTATCGGAATCCTAACGGCCTTGCTCTTGACGGTTTGGTTACTCTGGAGGTCATCCAGAGCCGGCAAAGACAAACTACCGCCGGAAGCAGCCGGAAAGTGGCCCCTTTTCGGCCATCTCCACCTGCTAGCAGGACCCAAACTTCCACACGAGGCCTTGGGTGATCTGGCCAACAAATACGGGCCCATCTTCAGGATCCGTGTGGGCATGCACCCGGCGTTGGTGGTTTGCAGTTGGGAGGCGGCCAAGGAGTGCTACACGGTGCACGACGTCGCGGTCTCTTCACGTCCCAAGCTCATTAACGGGAAGCTCTTGGGATATAACTATGCGAACTTCGGGTTTGCCCCGTATGGGGTGTTTTGGCGCGAGATGAGGAAAGTAACGGCCTTGGGGCTGCTCTCCAATCGCCGGCTTGAGCTGCTGAGCCATATCAGAGAGTCAGAGATGGAGATTTGGTTGAAAGCTATGTACAG GAGGTGGATCGAGACAAAAGATGCTGCGGACCTTGCCCCAGTGGAGATGAAACAGTGGTTCGGGAACTTGACCCTGAACGTGATCCTGCGAATGGTCGTGGGGAAGCGGTACGCCATCGGTGGTGCGGCAGGGGGCGACGAGGGGAAGGCGCGGCGGTGCCTGAAGGCGATGAGGGAGTTTTTCCACCTGGCGGGGTTGTTTGTGGTGGCAGACGCCGTCCCTTTTATGGAGTGGCTCGACGTGGGAGGGCATCAGAAGGCCATGAAGAGGACCGCGAAAGAGATGGACAGTATCTTTCAGGAATGGCTGGAGGAGCATCGccagaagaaggaggaggaggagccttCATCGGGTGGTGCTACTGTCGAGCAGGACTTCATGGACGTTCTGCTTTCTGTCCAAGATGAGTCGAAGGCAGAGGATGTTGATGCTGATACGATCAACAAAGCCACAACCATG ACTCTGGTCGCAGGAGGCACGGACACGACCGCCGTCACCCTAGTATGGGCTCTCGCCTTGCTCCTGAACAACCCGCTCGCCATCAAGAGGGCCCAAGCTGAGCTGGATGTCCACGTAGGAAGGGACAGGCTGGTCAAAGAGTCGGACCTGAGCAAGCTCCCCTACGTCCAAGCCATAGTCAAAGAGACCCTCCGCCTGTACCCGGCCGGCCCTCTCTCGGGCATGCGCGAGTTAACCCAGGACTGCACCATCCAAGGGTACCGCGTCCCCGCTGGCACGCGGCTCATCACCAACCTGTGGAAGCTCCAGAGGGACCCGCGCGTCTGGGAGCGGCCTGACGAGTTCGAGCCTGAGCGGTTCTTGGCCGGCACGTGTAAGGACATGGACATGAAGGGCCAGCACTTCGAGCTCATCCCGTTCGGGGGTGGCCGCAGGGCTTGTCCCGGGGCAAACTTCGGGGTTCAAATGGTGCAGCTGACGCTGGCCAGTTTGCTGCACGGGTTCGATGTGAGCACCGCTCGAGACAATGGCGCCGTGGATATGACGGCGGTTGCTGGGTTGACCATCGGCAAGGCCACTCCGCTTCGAGTTACGGTGAGGCCTCGGTTGTCTCCTGCTGCGTACGATGGTTTTGGATCTTCTGTGAATTAG
- the LOC115751655 gene encoding cytochrome P450 CYP82D47-like — protein MNLLFSCLDASTIGILTALLLTVWLLWRSSRAGKDKLPPEAAGKWPLFGHLHLLAGPKLPHEALGDLANKYGPIFRIRVGMHPALVVCSWEAAKECYTVHDVAVSSRPKLINGKLLGYNYANFGFAPYGVFWREMRKVTALGLLSNRRLELLSHIRESEMEIWLKAMYRRWIETKDAADLAPVEMKQWFGNLTLNVILRMVVGKRYAIGGAAGGDEGKARRCLKAMREFFHLAGLFVVADAVPFMEWLDVGGHQKAMKRTAKEMDSIFQEWLEEHRQKKEEEEPSSGGATVEQDFMDVLLSVQDESKAEDVDADTINKATTMTLVAGGTDTTAVTLVWALALLLNNPLAIKRAQAELDVHVGRDRLVKESDLSKLPYVQAIVKETLRLYPAGPLSGMRELTQDCTIQGYRVPAGTRLITNLWKLQRDPRVWERPDEFEPERFLAGTCKDMDMKGQHFELIPFGGGRRACPGANFGVQMVQLTLASLLHGFDVSTARDNGAVDMTAVAGLTIGKATPLRVTVRPRLSPAAYDGFGSSVN, from the exons ATGAATCTCCTCTTCTCGTGCCTTGACGCCAGCACTATCGGAATCCTAACGGCCTTGCTCTTGACGGTTTGGTTACTCTGGAGGTCATCCAGAGCCGGCAAAGACAAACTACCGCCGGAAGCAGCCGGAAAGTGGCCCCTTTTCGGCCATCTCCACCTGCTAGCAGGACCCAAACTTCCACACGAGGCCTTGGGTGATCTGGCCAACAAATACGGGCCCATCTTCAGGATCCGTGTGGGCATGCACCCGGCGTTGGTGGTTTGCAGTTGGGAGGCGGCCAAGGAGTGCTACACGGTGCACGACGTCGCGGTCTCTTCACGTCCCAAGCTCATTAACGGGAAGCTCTTGGGATATAACTATGCGAACTTCGGGTTTGCCCCGTATGGGGTGTTTTGGCGCGAGATGAGGAAAGTAACGGCCTTGGGGCTGCTCTCCAATCGCCGGCTTGAGCTGCTGAGCCATATCAGAGAGTCAGAGATGGAGATTTGGTTGAAAGCTATGTACAG GAGGTGGATCGAGACAAAAGATGCTGCGGACCTTGCCCCAGTGGAGATGAAACAGTGGTTCGGGAACTTGACCCTGAACGTGATCCTGCGAATGGTCGTGGGGAAGCGGTACGCCATCGGTGGTGCGGCAGGGGGCGACGAGGGGAAGGCGCGGCGGTGCCTGAAGGCGATGAGGGAGTTTTTCCACCTGGCGGGGTTGTTTGTGGTGGCAGACGCCGTCCCTTTTATGGAGTGGCTCGACGTGGGAGGGCATCAGAAGGCCATGAAGAGGACCGCGAAAGAGATGGACAGTATCTTTCAGGAATGGCTGGAGGAGCATCGccagaagaaggaggaggaggagccttCATCGGGTGGTGCTACTGTCGAGCAGGACTTCATGGACGTTCTGCTTTCTGTCCAAGATGAGTCGAAGGCAGAGGATGTTGATGCTGATACGATCAACAAAGCCACAACCATG ACTCTGGTCGCAGGAGGCACGGACACGACCGCCGTCACCCTAGTATGGGCTCTCGCCTTGCTCCTGAACAACCCGCTCGCCATCAAGAGGGCCCAAGCTGAGCTGGATGTCCACGTAGGAAGGGACAGGCTGGTCAAAGAGTCGGACCTGAGCAAGCTCCCCTACGTCCAAGCCATAGTCAAAGAGACCCTCCGCCTGTACCCGGCCGGCCCTCTCTCGGGCATGCGCGAGTTAACCCAGGACTGCACCATCCAAGGGTACCGCGTCCCCGCTGGCACGCGGCTCATCACCAACCTGTGGAAGCTCCAGAGGGACCCGCGCGTCTGGGAGCGGCCTGACGAGTTCGAGCCTGAGCGGTTCTTGGCCGGCACGTGTAAGGACATGGACATGAAGGGCCAGCACTTCGAGCTCATCCCGTTCGGGGGTGGCCGCAGGGCTTGTCCCGGGGCAAACTTCGGGGTTCAAATGGTGCAGCTGACGCTGGCCAGTTTGCTGCACGGGTTCGATGTGAGCACCGCTCGAGACAATGGCGCCGTGGATATGACGGCGGTTGCTGGGTTGACCATCGGCAAGGCCACTCCGCTTCGAGTTACGGTGAGGCCTCGGTTGTCTCCTGCTGCGTACGATGGTTTTGGATCTTCTGTGAATTAG
- the LOC115751653 gene encoding B3 domain-containing protein REM16 isoform X2 → MEGTCKECRSWEEEIYWTHFHSIHFCQFLHGDFHQQLVSPPSIHSSYFQQEERKKKKPFFFVVKPAWKLKKAIPKKFAENLRSKLPENVVLKGPSGATWTVGTVADDENLLFKHGWQDFVKDHALEKNDILVFRYNGESSFNVLVFNQHSLCEKEAAYFHKRCSHKPMDKECGTKRKLGDSAVEAVHTPASYDVKRTLTEDPWKDGTVTVADCNILSQAKASENLVEVGASGKPHNKKKATPKKKVSVAFDCLEEKTDSTPKALFIGSRGSPVYTSNRRPVTEEEESSAFKLARAAASSDSFLVVMRPTHVYKRFYLSIPTDWATTHMDRRNQDLILRVGEGTWRARYRLTGRGSGGLSSGWKNFALENNLEQSDVCLFELANSIAKNIVLDVTIFRVVEDVVPLTLVTSFPV, encoded by the exons ATGGAGGGGACATGCAAGGAATGCAGAAGCTGGGAAGAGGAGATCTACTGGACCCATTTCCATTCCATCCATTTCTGCCAGTTTCTTCATGGGGACTTTCATCAGCAGCTCGTGAGTCCTCCCTCCATTCACTCCTCTTATTTCCAgcaagaggaaaggaaaaaaaaaaaaccctttttttttgtggttaaaccAGCTTGGAAACTGAAGAAG GCCATACCCAAAAAATTTGCTGAGAATCTGAGAAGCAAGTTACCTGAGAATGTGGTCTTAAAGGGTCCTAGTGGCGCGACATGGACAGTTGGCACCGTGGCTGATGATGAAAATTTGCTTTTCAAACATGGTTGGCAAGATTTCGTGAAAGATCATGCTCTGGAGAAGAATGATATTTTAGTATTCAGGTACAATGGAGAGTCCTCTTTCAATGTCTTAGTGTTCAACCAGCATAGTTTGTGCGAGAAGGAGGCTGCGTATTTCCATAAAAGATGCAGCCACAAACCGATGGACAAAGAATGCGGTACAAAGCGAAAACTCGGGGATTCTGCAGTGGAGGCTGTGCATACCCCTGCGTCTTATGATGTCAAACGAACTCTTACTGAGGATCCTTGGAAGGATGGGACTGTGACAGTAGCTGATTGCAATATCTTATCTCAAGCTAAAGCTTCTGAAAACTTGGTCGAGGTGGGTGCTTCGGGGAAGCCACATAATAAGAAGAAGGCTACTCCAAAAAAGAAAGTGTCTGTCGCTTTTGATTGTCTGGAGGAAAAA ACAGATTCTACACCAAAGGCCCTGTTTATCGGTTCACGGGGCTCTCCAGTTTACACATCCAACAGAAGACCTGTCACAGAAGAGGAGGAATCCTCCGCTTTCAAGCTTGCGCGGGCTGCAGCATCAAGCGATAGCTTCCTGGTAGTTATGCGACCCACGCACGTCTATAAGAGATTTTATTTG TCAATTCCTACTGATTGGGCAACAACGCATATGGATCGCCGCAACCAGGATTTGATTCTTCGTGTTGGCGAGGGCACATGGCGTGCCCGGTACAGGCTCACGGGGCGTGGGAGTGGGGGTCTGTCTTCTGGATGGAAGAACTTTGCTTTGGAGAACAACTTGGAGCAATCTGATGTGTGCCTGTTCGAGCTCGCAAACAGCATCGCTAAGAACATCGTCCTGGATGTCACCATCTTCCGCGTGGTCGAGGACGTGGTCCCTCTGACCCTGGTGACTTCTTTCCCTGTCTAG